In Tubulanus polymorphus chromosome 8, tnTubPoly1.2, whole genome shotgun sequence, one genomic interval encodes:
- the LOC141910290 gene encoding uncharacterized protein LOC141910290: MKLGWDDEIPVIYEEKWRSWLAELPSLESLRIGRCFKPSNFGDVCSAQLHHFSDASERGYGAVSYKRLVNAAGEIHCSLIMAKSRVTPLRIITIPRLELAAATATARLDRLIRNEIGIQVETSYFWTVSTAVLKYIRNENLRFQVNVANRISIIRDLTTPDQWFFVNGADNPADDASRGFRVQQFPDENSRWLTGPAFLSSLESEWPNQPDVEGWLNGVKVADPITVHELRQAEKAVLSYVQPLYDHSCTAAQISDLIIQEYHEMYGHSGRDHILSENKMADLPEERVTPCESLFTYVGVDFFGPFLVKQLHSQVKRYGCIFTCLFMERRGTPTCIWSDNGTIFVGGNRELRDAIQDWNKDKIHVFLLQKEIEWHFNPPTASHIGGVWKRQIRTVRNVLAALMKVQDDEGLCTLMCEVEAVINSRSITAVSNDPLDLEAPPPNHLLLLTAGSTLPPAYFKHETSGNAGASYQLSVPRFVSVGREFYF, translated from the exons ATGAAACTTGGCTGGGATGATGAGATACCAGTGATCTACGAGGAGAAATGGCGTTCATGGTTGGCCGAACTTCCGAGCTTAGAGAGTTTACGTATAGGTCGATGTTTCAAGCCTTCGAACTTTGGAGACGTCTGCTCTGCTCAGCTGCATCATTTCAGCGACGCTTCCGAACGTGGTTATGGAGCTGTGAGCTATAAACGATTGGTCAATGCAGCTGGTGAAATTCATTGTAGTTTAATCATGGCTAAATCACGGGTTACACCTTTGAGGATCATAACCATCCCTAGGTTAGAGTTAGCTGCAGCAACAGCCACCGCGAGGCTCGACCGTTTAATTCGCAATGAGATTGGTATCCAGGTGGAAACGTCGTACTTCTGGACTGTTAGCACAGCCGTATTAAAATATATCAGGAATGAGAATCTACGCTTTCAGGTCAATGTTGCAAACCGGATTTCTATTATCAGAGACCTGACTACCCCTGATCAATGGTTCTTTGTTAATGGTGCTGATAATCCAGCAGACGATGCATCACGCGGGTTTAGGGTTCAACAGTTTCCGGATGAAAACTCAAGATGGTTGACGGGGCCGGCGTTCCTATCGTCTTTGGAATCGGAGTGGCCGAATCAACCTGATGTGGAGG GATGGTTGAATGGTGTCAAAGTTGCTGATCCTATAACGGTACATGAATTGAGGCAAGCCGAGAAAGCCGTGCTTTCGTATGTACAACCGCTGTATGACCACAGCTGTACAGCTGCGCAAATTTCAGATCTGATTATCCAAGAGTATCACGAGATGTATGGTCATTCTGGTCGTGATCATATTCTGTCG GAAAACAAGATGGCTGATTTACCCGAAGAAAGGGTTACTCCTTGTGAATCCCTATTTACATACGTGGGTGTGGACTTCTTTGGTCCGTTTCTCGTTAAGCAGCTTCATTCGCAAGTTAAACGCTACGGATGCATATTCACTTGTTT ATTCATGGAAAGACGAGGTACACCTACATGTATTTGGAGTGACAACGGTACCATCTTCGTCGGAGGAAATAGGGAATTGCGTGATGCTATACAAGATTGGAACAAGGATAAAATTCACGTTTTTCTGTTACAGAAGGAAATTGAGTGGCATTTCAATCCGCCTACTGCTTCCCACATAGGCGGTGTGTGGAAGCGTCAAATTCGTACAGTCCGTAACGTTCTTGCTGCTTTAATGAAAGTTCAAGACGATGAGGGCTTATGCACTTTAATGTGTGAGGTGGAAGCTGTTATAAACAGTCGGTCCATAACTGCTGTTTCAAATGATCCATTAGATTTGGAAGCTCCTCCACCTAATCATTTGTTGTTACTGACAGCTGGCTCAACTTTACCCCCGGCATATTTCAAGCACGAAACATCAGGAAACGCTGGCGCCAGTTATCAGTTATCAGTTCCGCGTTTTGTATCTGTAGGTCGGGAATTCTACTTCTGA